A part of Paraliobacillus zengyii genomic DNA contains:
- a CDS encoding MarR family winged helix-turn-helix transcriptional regulator produces the protein MVTEQHGTEIATLIREINAGLNHRLRKVFKDQPITPPQMMIIFMLAEEKRLKVSEISKRMSLANSTVSSILDRLEKRDYISRNRSKTDKRVVYVKATEQMTEIFDEHHKAMTGFFAHLVDDVTDEDFATILAGLNILKKLMETSESNEKG, from the coding sequence ATGGTAACTGAACAACATGGTACAGAGATCGCTACACTAATTCGTGAAATTAATGCAGGTTTAAATCACCGCTTGCGTAAGGTATTTAAAGATCAACCTATTACACCACCACAAATGATGATTATCTTTATGCTAGCAGAAGAAAAGCGGTTGAAAGTCAGCGAAATTAGTAAAAGAATGAGTTTAGCGAATAGCACGGTATCAAGCATTTTAGATAGATTAGAAAAAAGAGACTATATCAGTCGAAATCGAAGCAAAACTGATAAGCGCGTTGTATATGTAAAAGCAACAGAACAGATGACAGAAATATTTGATGAGCATCATAAAGCTATGACAGGCTTTTTTGCGCATTTAGTAGATGATGTCACGGACGAAGATTTTGCAACGATACTAGCAGGTCTTAATATACTTAAAAAACTGATGGAGACGAGTGAATCAAACGAGAAAGGGTGA
- a CDS encoding threonine/serine exporter family protein: MHNKEITKVCLLAGKLMLQGGAETYRVEDTMMRIAVAFGIDNSQSHVTPTGIMFSISETEPTNFVRIVERSTDLNKVTLVNSISRNISNGALSLEEAGAALKVIEKQTHAYPIYLQIVAAALASGCFTIMFNGQWIDFIPALIVGGTGFSAMIYFHRVVEIRFFAEFLASLLIGFFSYFFIYMEFGIELDKIIIGSVMPMVPGLLITNAVRDLMAGHLVSGLSKSAEAFLTAFAIGAGVAVVFLIV; the protein is encoded by the coding sequence ATGCATAATAAAGAAATAACAAAGGTATGTTTGCTGGCGGGGAAATTAATGCTACAAGGTGGTGCCGAAACCTATCGTGTAGAAGATACAATGATGCGGATAGCAGTTGCTTTTGGCATCGATAATTCCCAGAGTCATGTAACACCTACAGGTATAATGTTTTCAATAAGTGAAACAGAACCGACAAATTTTGTCCGTATTGTAGAAAGATCAACAGATTTGAATAAAGTTACACTAGTTAATAGTATTTCACGAAATATCTCAAATGGTGCGCTTTCCTTAGAAGAGGCTGGTGCAGCGTTAAAAGTGATTGAGAAACAGACACACGCCTATCCAATTTACCTGCAAATAGTAGCGGCTGCTCTCGCTAGTGGTTGCTTTACGATTATGTTTAATGGACAATGGATTGATTTTATACCGGCACTTATTGTAGGAGGAACTGGTTTTTCAGCAATGATTTATTTTCATCGTGTTGTTGAGATTCGCTTTTTTGCGGAGTTTTTAGCATCCTTATTAATCGGATTCTTCTCCTACTTCTTTATCTATATGGAGTTCGGAATAGAATTAGACAAAATTATTATTGGATCTGTGATGCCAATGGTACCTGGTTTATTAATTACAAATGCGGTTCGTGATTTAATGGCAGGTCACTTGGTTTCTGGTTTATCGAAAAGTGCAGAGGCATTTTTAACGGCCTTTGCAATAGGTGCTGGTGTCGCTGTTGTCTTCTTAATCGTTTAA
- a CDS encoding CAP domain-containing protein yields the protein MKNKLNYMIGSTLICFVILAGCGNQQAEQIERNPAENTDMTTDQISFGGGDETSRDSDRHSTRTPKFPIPGKEQNIFTTEPEQATDEGIRTTPEETEQDEATNQSSSQFQTEVTNLTNKEREKNGLAKLEIDNAVENVAQKKSEDMATNNYFSHTSPTYGSPFEMLQQFEVDYTTAAENIASGQKSPEEVVTGWMNSPGHRKNILNEKVTHIGVGYAENGSYWTQLFIGK from the coding sequence GTGAAAAACAAGCTAAATTATATGATAGGTAGTACATTAATTTGTTTTGTGATTTTGGCTGGTTGTGGAAATCAACAGGCAGAACAGATTGAGCGCAATCCAGCAGAAAATACGGATATGACAACAGATCAAATCAGCTTTGGTGGCGGAGATGAAACGTCTAGAGATAGTGATCGTCACTCTACACGTACACCTAAGTTTCCTATTCCAGGAAAAGAGCAAAATATCTTTACAACAGAACCAGAACAGGCAACAGACGAAGGAATACGAACTACTCCGGAAGAAACGGAACAAGATGAAGCAACCAATCAATCCTCTAGCCAATTTCAAACAGAAGTGACTAATTTAACGAACAAAGAACGTGAAAAAAATGGATTAGCAAAATTAGAAATTGATAATGCAGTGGAAAATGTGGCTCAAAAGAAATCAGAAGATATGGCAACAAATAATTATTTTTCACATACTTCACCAACTTATGGTTCGCCATTTGAAATGTTGCAACAATTTGAAGTCGATTATACAACAGCTGCTGAAAATATTGCTTCAGGTCAGAAGTCACCAGAGGAAGTTGTTACAGGTTGGATGAATAGTCCTGGCCATCGTAAGAATATATTAAATGAAAAGGTTACCCATATTGGAGTAGGATACGCAGAAAACGGATCGTATTGGACACAGTTATTTATAGGTAAATAA
- a CDS encoding ATP-binding cassette domain-containing protein, whose product MGNIVEVKGLKKRYKDFEAVKGLDLQVAEGEIFGFLGPNGAGKSTTINMLSTITKPSEGVAKINGFDNVKEKNKVRESIGLIFQESTLDEKLTANENLMLHCKFYNVPKKLREERIKEVLKIVDLEDKRPNIVETFSGGMKRRLEIARGLLHYPRVLFLDEPTVGLDPQTRNHIWEYILKLKEKQGITIFLTTHYMDEAEICDRVAVMDGGQLIALDTPEQLKTNVGGDIIEVSTADNGKAKRLITETYQTDVTESGEGKLSFQVEDGSAFLVEFVRNFSIPITTVNLRRPTLNDVFLNLTGREIREESVSQKELMKKNMRGPR is encoded by the coding sequence GTGGGTAATATTGTTGAAGTTAAAGGATTGAAAAAGCGATACAAAGATTTTGAAGCAGTTAAAGGCCTCGATTTACAAGTAGCTGAAGGTGAAATATTTGGTTTTCTTGGGCCAAATGGTGCTGGTAAAAGTACGACAATTAATATGCTATCTACTATTACTAAGCCGTCAGAAGGTGTAGCAAAAATTAATGGATTTGATAATGTAAAGGAAAAAAATAAGGTGCGAGAAAGTATTGGCCTCATTTTTCAGGAGTCAACTTTAGATGAAAAATTAACTGCAAATGAAAATTTAATGTTGCATTGTAAATTTTATAATGTACCGAAGAAATTACGAGAAGAACGTATTAAAGAAGTACTGAAAATTGTAGACTTAGAGGACAAACGTCCTAATATTGTTGAAACTTTTTCTGGTGGAATGAAACGTCGATTAGAGATTGCTAGAGGGCTACTGCATTACCCACGCGTCTTATTTCTTGATGAGCCAACAGTTGGACTTGACCCACAGACACGGAATCATATTTGGGAATACATTTTAAAACTGAAAGAAAAACAAGGGATTACCATTTTCTTAACAACGCATTACATGGATGAAGCTGAAATTTGTGATCGTGTGGCAGTCATGGATGGCGGACAATTAATAGCACTTGATACGCCAGAACAACTCAAAACTAACGTTGGTGGGGATATTATCGAAGTATCTACTGCTGATAATGGGAAAGCTAAAAGGTTAATTACAGAAACCTATCAAACTGACGTAACAGAAAGTGGTGAAGGGAAATTAAGTTTTCAAGTCGAAGATGGGAGTGCTTTTTTAGTAGAATTTGTTAGAAATTTTTCTATTCCGATTACTACAGTAAATCTGAGACGTCCAACATTAAATGATGTGTTTTTAAATTTAACTGGCAGAGAAATAAGAGAAGAATCTGTTTCACAAAAAGAATTAATGAAAAAGAATATGAGGGGGCCACGTTAG
- a CDS encoding ABC transporter permease gives MEGILAIWQRDVIKFFRDKAQLIGSFAMPFMFLILFGSGMSGALSSMLEGNASGPLADFDFVEFMFPGIIGMTVFNTAIFSSLSVVQDKEFGYMREILVSPMSRVTIAIGKVLGGSTVAVFQGLMMLLFVPFIGVSITLSMVLQLIPVMFLVAFAISSIGLLIASSLKTSQGFQMVVQILIFPMLFLSGALFPLSGMPGWMDFIVKINPLTYSVDMFKKIILEPEKMEPALREAMGLDLTVFNHVITFSQEIIVVSIISIVFIVLATFKFSKSEG, from the coding sequence ATGGAAGGTATCTTAGCAATCTGGCAAAGGGATGTTATTAAATTCTTTAGAGATAAAGCACAATTGATCGGTTCATTTGCAATGCCTTTCATGTTTTTAATATTATTTGGTAGCGGGATGAGTGGAGCGTTGTCATCGATGCTGGAAGGAAATGCATCTGGTCCACTAGCAGACTTTGATTTCGTTGAATTCATGTTTCCTGGTATCATCGGGATGACTGTGTTTAATACTGCAATTTTTTCTTCCTTATCTGTTGTTCAAGATAAGGAGTTCGGCTATATGCGTGAAATACTTGTTTCACCAATGTCACGTGTTACGATTGCAATAGGCAAGGTGCTTGGTGGGAGTACGGTAGCTGTATTTCAAGGACTAATGATGCTGCTTTTTGTTCCGTTTATTGGTGTATCTATAACCTTATCCATGGTATTGCAACTTATACCGGTTATGTTTTTAGTGGCATTTGCAATTTCGTCAATTGGCCTATTAATTGCTAGTTCTTTAAAGACATCACAAGGATTTCAAATGGTTGTTCAAATTTTAATCTTCCCCATGCTCTTTTTATCAGGTGCATTGTTCCCTTTGAGTGGGATGCCGGGGTGGATGGATTTCATTGTTAAAATTAATCCATTAACCTATTCTGTAGATATGTTCAAAAAAATTATACTTGAACCAGAAAAAATGGAACCGGCACTTAGAGAGGCAATGGGTTTAGATTTAACAGTCTTTAACCATGTCATAACGTTCTCACAAGAAATTATTGTAGTGTCCATAATAAGTATTGTGTTTATTGTATTGGCAACCTTTAAGTTTTCAAAATCAGAGGGATAA
- a CDS encoding Lrp/AsnC family transcriptional regulator has product MDKLDLQILDFLQEDGRLSISDLSKKLALSRPSVTERLHRLQEKDIIEGFSARVSLPGVGREILLIIQVSALKVSPSEFESLVQQKHDIIECHRVTGDVSYFLKAAVSNMERMRLLIDSLMPYGTINTSTVLASPVSYRKVSPQ; this is encoded by the coding sequence ATGGATAAGCTTGATCTACAAATATTAGATTTTTTACAGGAAGATGGAAGGTTATCGATTAGTGATTTATCAAAAAAATTGGCATTAAGTCGACCAAGTGTGACAGAAAGATTACATCGTTTGCAGGAGAAAGATATAATAGAAGGATTTAGTGCGAGAGTTTCTTTGCCTGGAGTAGGAAGAGAAATATTACTGATTATTCAGGTTAGTGCGTTAAAAGTTTCTCCAAGTGAATTTGAATCTCTCGTTCAACAAAAACATGATATTATTGAATGTCATCGTGTAACAGGAGATGTCAGTTACTTTTTAAAGGCTGCAGTTTCTAATATGGAACGGATGCGCTTACTAATAGATAGTTTAATGCCCTACGGAACGATTAACACGTCAACCGTTTTGGCTTCTCCAGTTTCTTACCGAAAGGTTTCGCCACAATAG
- a CDS encoding YitT family protein, translated as MKRIMNIIFGIIIVSVGVLTLKHATIITGGTAGLALNLSYLILHPFSLIFFLVNIPFYLFSFIRMGWRFTLTTILSVSFLSILTSFDLLLPTITLPIWFGAVLGGTFIGLGLSLLFANGSSLGGANILALFLHKRYNFNPGTTNFLFDLIVVMTGIYTVGFIRVLASIISIAMTSFIISYFKSRIAEKNANMIKVKKTVKLQTQKIPTH; from the coding sequence ATGAAAAGAATAATGAACATTATTTTTGGTATTATTATTGTTAGTGTTGGTGTACTCACACTGAAGCATGCAACTATTATTACAGGTGGCACTGCAGGATTAGCCTTAAATCTCTCTTATCTCATATTACATCCATTCTCTTTAATCTTCTTTTTAGTAAATATTCCATTTTATCTCTTTTCCTTTATTCGAATGGGGTGGCGATTCACTCTGACTACCATTCTCTCCGTGAGTTTCCTCTCCATCTTAACAAGTTTCGATCTACTATTGCCAACGATTACGTTACCTATTTGGTTTGGAGCAGTACTTGGAGGAACTTTTATAGGTTTAGGTTTATCTCTTTTATTTGCTAACGGATCGTCTCTAGGAGGCGCAAATATTTTAGCACTATTTTTACACAAGCGTTATAACTTTAATCCAGGTACAACTAATTTTTTATTTGATCTTATTGTCGTAATGACCGGTATATATACAGTTGGTTTCATTCGAGTGCTTGCATCAATCATTTCGATTGCAATGACTTCTTTTATTATTAGCTACTTCAAAAGTAGAATTGCTGAAAAAAATGCAAATATGATAAAGGTCAAAAAGACTGTTAAACTACAAACACAGAAAATACCTACACATTAA
- a CDS encoding MFS transporter, with translation MAKEDSLVPLKMLLFSFHGANTMIISFLPLLLQYKGLDGRQIGWVLAVGPTVSIFSQPFWGYMSDKYQTVKRMLLICLVGLLISSSIFFQMTTLPLLLVLAGVFYFFTAPVGALADSLSQRRADALRISFGSIRTWGSIGFATSSLLVGELLEVIGIKYLLAPYLFMGGLALLVCFKLKDVRVKVPPIQFRDLKRLIQNYPFIIFLGLVLLITITHRANDSYIGIFIAQLGGSESLIGISWFVGVASEALVFAFAARWFRKYHPLIFIIGAGLLYTLRWFLFAIVDSPVLVVALQFMHGLSFGVFYLAAFQYVTRLIPQALQSTGHLFFMAVFFGFSGIVGSLGGGTLIESAGGNTMYFYMGWMALLGTILITIYHILPYGKE, from the coding sequence ATGGCTAAAGAGGATTCACTTGTACCATTAAAGATGTTATTGTTTAGCTTTCATGGTGCAAATACAATGATCATTAGTTTTTTACCTTTATTACTTCAATATAAAGGATTAGATGGTAGACAAATTGGTTGGGTGTTAGCTGTTGGTCCGACCGTTTCTATTTTTTCCCAACCATTTTGGGGTTATATGAGTGACAAATATCAAACCGTAAAACGAATGTTATTAATCTGTTTAGTTGGTCTATTAATAAGTAGTTCTATTTTCTTTCAAATGACCACACTGCCATTATTATTAGTATTAGCGGGCGTTTTTTATTTTTTTACTGCACCAGTTGGGGCTTTAGCTGATAGTCTCTCCCAAAGACGAGCAGATGCACTTAGAATTTCATTTGGTTCAATTCGAACATGGGGTTCCATTGGGTTTGCAACATCGTCTTTATTAGTTGGAGAATTGCTGGAAGTGATCGGAATTAAATACCTTCTAGCTCCGTATTTATTTATGGGCGGATTGGCACTTTTAGTTTGTTTCAAATTAAAAGATGTTAGGGTGAAAGTTCCTCCAATTCAATTTCGGGATTTAAAAAGACTTATACAAAATTATCCATTCATTATTTTTTTAGGACTTGTTCTCTTGATTACAATTACACACCGTGCAAATGATAGTTATATTGGTATATTCATTGCACAGTTGGGTGGAAGTGAGAGCTTGATTGGTATTTCCTGGTTCGTTGGAGTAGCTAGTGAAGCGTTAGTTTTTGCTTTTGCTGCTCGTTGGTTTCGAAAATACCATCCGCTTATTTTTATTATTGGGGCTGGATTACTCTATACACTTCGTTGGTTTTTATTTGCGATAGTCGATAGCCCAGTTCTTGTAGTAGCGTTGCAATTTATGCACGGCTTGTCATTTGGTGTTTTTTACTTAGCGGCTTTTCAGTATGTAACAAGACTCATTCCACAAGCATTACAATCGACAGGACACTTATTTTTTATGGCTGTGTTTTTTGGGTTTTCTGGTATTGTTGGTTCACTTGGTGGTGGTACATTAATCGAGTCAGCAGGTGGGAATACAATGTACTTTTACATGGGTTGGATGGCTTTATTAGGAACAATCCTCATCACGATTTATCATATCCTACCTTATGGTAAAGAATAA
- a CDS encoding ZIP family metal transporter yields the protein MGNAVFWGTLAASATLLGACMSLYFSIPRRLIGFIMALGTGALIGATSYELLEDALEISGFTEIAIGFLGGALIFTILDILVSHRGGQRRKETKPDQQPEAFGTDQSSSGLGMFIGTIMDTLPESAMIGMSIANGDKVSAALVVSIFISNIPEGLSSTVSLQKSGYSKKRIFILWLFVVGFSAISSGAGVLLLAASDSVKAITSAFAGGAIIAMVASTMMPEAYKEGGPIVGFITTLGMFLALFLHHLG from the coding sequence ATGGGCAACGCAGTATTTTGGGGAACTCTTGCCGCTTCTGCTACTTTACTAGGTGCTTGTATGTCATTATATTTTTCTATTCCAAGGCGATTGATTGGATTTATTATGGCTCTTGGGACAGGAGCACTTATTGGAGCAACAAGCTATGAATTATTAGAAGACGCACTTGAAATAAGTGGCTTTACCGAAATAGCAATTGGCTTCTTGGGTGGTGCACTTATCTTTACAATACTAGACATCTTAGTTTCCCATCGCGGTGGTCAAAGACGCAAAGAAACAAAACCGGATCAACAGCCGGAAGCATTCGGTACAGATCAATCAAGTTCGGGTTTGGGTATGTTCATTGGTACAATTATGGATACATTACCAGAATCAGCAATGATTGGCATGAGTATTGCAAATGGGGATAAGGTTAGTGCCGCATTAGTTGTTTCGATTTTTATAAGTAACATTCCAGAGGGATTATCAAGTACAGTAAGCCTGCAGAAAAGTGGGTATAGTAAAAAGAGAATTTTCATTCTCTGGCTTTTCGTTGTTGGGTTTTCTGCTATTAGTTCTGGTGCAGGGGTCTTGCTTTTAGCTGCTTCAGATAGTGTTAAAGCGATCACGAGTGCTTTCGCTGGAGGAGCGATAATTGCAATGGTAGCTTCGACAATGATGCCAGAAGCTTATAAAGAAGGAGGACCAATTGTTGGATTTATTACAACTCTAGGTATGTTTCTAGCGTTATTTTTACATCATCTTGGTTAA